gagggggcggggggcggaaATCCAGAACAAAACAAACCTATGAACAGCTCAGCCTTGGTCCCTTCTGAGATCCCCTACTCCAACAGTGCAAAATCTGCTTCTGGTCTCACCACCTCTGGAGCCCCAAACCCTCCTACCCATTCACCATTTACAGGTGGGGTAccctggagaggaggaggggcagcTGATGTCATCCAACAACCCTAAGGTCCTGAGACCCAGGACAAGCAAGCAGGGGTCCAAGGCGCTGGGGCAAGGAGGGGGGCAGCAAAGAGCTGAATCACCACACCCACCGGGTCCCAGGGCCTAGGAGAGTGCTTGGGGGAGGAGTCCAGCCTGGTGGAGAAAGCCAAAGGGAAGAAATCCTGGCGGAGCAGCCAGTGACttggggggaggagggatggaAGGAAGAGGGGGTTGTCTTGACTTCCTCGGGtagatggggtggggtggaaaaGATGGAGGTCTCCCGGAACGTTCAGGGATGCTGACAGAGCCAGACCAGATGTAACTGGGGTGGCAGAAGAGGGGGCTGAGGCTGGGGATTTTCCTCTCCTAGCACAGCCCTCTCCTTGATCACAGGAATTAGGAAGCAGCTGAAAAACGAGGAACTTTCCCAGCTGACCCCTCATCCCTGCCTGCACTTGGAGGAGGAACTCTGAAATCCTGCCCCTAAATTCTCCCTTGGAGATGCTGACCCACCTGCCAGCTCTCCccagcccggccccgccccgccccacacgTGCCTGAGAGGTAAGAGGAAGGAACCTGCTTAAACGCGGAGGGTGGGGGAGATGAGAGGGAACTAAGTCAGAACCTCGGAGAGTCAAACTTCACAGCAGTCCGGGAGCCGAAAGAGGGGAGAACAAGAGCAGCAGCCCAAAGCCCTGGTTCTCGGGAGCCTCCCACCCCGCCTCTCCGCAAGGAGGGCGCGGAGACACCGCTGGGGGCGGAGGAGGCGgctgggaggcggggaggggggaggcaaACCCTGCCCACTCGGCTCTGAGCCCAGAACGGCCGCGGAAGTCGGAGGCCGGTGCGCAGGGCGAAGAGGGCACCGGGGGCGGGGGGCTCCGCTCCCTGCCTGTCCCCTCTCGCCCCAACCAGGAAAGTGAAGGTTCCTCGGACTCCAGAGCCAGCGGACGGAAGGACGACGACCGCCGGGCGCTCCGGGTCAAGGACTTGCCTcacccgcccccctccccgcccccaaggCGCTCCGAACTCACTGGTGAGCGCCGCGACCCGGGCGCTGGATGTGGGGGCAGCTGCGATGGCCCCGCGCGCGGGACAGCCGGAGCACAGGGGCCCGCTGCTGCCGGGGCTGCTGCTCGTGGCGGCGGCGCTGAGCCGACCCGCCGCGCCCTGTCCCTTCCAGTGCTACTGCTTCGGCGGCCCCAAGCTGATGTTGCGCTGCGCGTCCGGCGCCGAGCTCCGGCAGCCGCCGCGGGACGTGCCGCCCGACGCGCGCAACCTCACCATCGTGGGCGCCAACCTGACGGTGCTGCGCGCGGCCGCCTTCGCCGGCGGGGACGCGGACGGGGAGGAGGCGGCGGAGGGCGGTGTGCGCCTTCCGCACCTGACTGCGCTGCGCCTCACGCACAACAACATCGAGGTGGTGGAGGACGGCGCCTTCGACGGGCTACCCAGCCTTACGGCGCTCGACCTGAGCCACAACCCGCTGCGCACCCTGGGCGGCGGCGCCTTCCGCGGACTGCCCGCGCTGCGCTCGCTGCAGCTCAACCACGCGCTGGCGCGGGGCGGCCCCGCACTGCTGGCCGCGCTGGACGCCGCGCTCGCTCCGCTCGACGAGCTGCGCCTCCTGGGCTTGGCGGGCAACGCGCTTAGCCGCCTGCCGCCCGCCGCTCTGCGCCGGCCTCGCCTGGAGCAGCTGGATGTGCACCTCAACGCGCTGGCCGGCCTGGACCCCGACGAGCTGCGGGCGCTCGAACGCGATGGCGGCCTCCCCGCGCCGCGCTTGCTGCTCGCGGACAaccccctgcgctgcggctgcgCCGCGCGCCCCCTGCTGGCCTGGCTGCGCAACTCCACGGAGCGCGTACCCGACGCGCGGCGCCTGCGCTGCGCCGCCCCGCGGGCGCTGCACAACCGGCCTTTCCTGGACCTGGAAGAGGCGCAGCTGCGCTGCGCCGACAGCGATGCCGACAGTCGCGGGGATGAAGTGGAACTCGCCGGCCCCGAGCTGGAAGCCTCCTACGTCTTCTTCGGGCTTGTTCTGGCGCTCATCGGCCTCATCTTCCTTATGGTGCTCTACCTAAACCGCCGCGGCATCCAGCGCTGGATGCGCAACTTGCGCGAGGCGTGCCGGGACCAGATGGAGGGCTACCACTACCGCTACGAGCAGGACGCCGACCCGCGCCGCGCGCCCGCCCCGGCCGCCCCCGCCGGCTCTCGCGCCACTTCCCCGGGTTCGGGCCTCTGAGCTTCTCCTGTTCTGACTTGGGGACTAACCCCTGCCAGCTGATGACCTTACTGAGGCCACCTCGCCCAAGACCGTGGGTATGGGACACCCGCGAGCTTGAGGCTTTGAGACCTTCCCCTGCCCTGAGACCTTTGGATTATGGCATCTCCCCCACCCAGAGGCCTGGAGCTGTACCCCTTCTCCCCAGCTTCTGAGAGCTGTCACCATCGAAGACCCAGAGACACCCTCTTCTGATTCCAGAACCTGCTCCCCACCCATCCACGCATCCCAGGCTCTGAAAGCCCTCCTGAACCACCCGAAGCCCCTTCCCCCTTTCAGGACTCACTCGGAGACCCTCTCCTTCTATCCCAAGCCCCTGAGACTGCTTCCACCACCCTGTGCTTTGAACCCAGACCTCTCAGCAAGAAACACCCCCCTAAACTACACTCCAGCTTGCAGCCCTCAGCTCCCTTCTAGTGCTCAGGGGCCCTCACATCCCATTCTAGTCTCAGAATCAGAGCACCCCCTTCAGAAGGTTTTTGTGGACTTTGagccttttttcttttaccaGCTCATCCTGCATACAGACCTACATCTGGGGGCTCTGAGGGCTGGGCAGCCTCCCCCAATCTGAAGATGTATTTCATGCCACCCACCACCCCAGCTCTAGCTCAAGCCCCTCCTTGGCCCAGGCTTGGCACTCAGCTCCTAACTCTCCCATCACAGGGACAGGGACACCTCGTTAAACCCTTAGTGTGGAGCCGATCCTCAGTGATTCCCACTTTGGGTTCTCATACCCCAATACTCAGTCCTTATTCCCAATTTGAGACTCTCAGCTCTTTACCCGATCTGAGGTTCATCCCTCTACCCAAGTTCTGGGCTCTCAGTTCTCTCTAAACCCATCGCTTGCACTCAGTACCCACACCTGCCGCTCACTGGGTCAGGTCCAGTGAGGACTCCATCCCTGGGAGATGCCCACCCCCCTTTCCTCTTAGGATGAGCTCTCTAGCCCTGCAAAACAGGCAGGTGCCAAGCACCGCCCCCCGCAACCATGCTGGCAGATCCTCATGAGAGATCCTGAAGGAGAGAGTCCTGGGGGTGCAAAGTAGATGGGCTGCCTTAGAACCAGGGTCAGCTGACCTTTGTGCCCACAGAGAGGGGTGGAAGAGGCGGCTCTGAAGGACTGGGAGCTGTTGGCCACATCCTCTTTCCCATGTGACTCTTCTCCCCTGAAGTTTCCTTGCTGCCACCTGGCCATCCttgcccaccccctgccccatatGACTTCTGGAAGAGGAAGGGGGCCTCTCCTCCTGTCTCAGGCACAAGCCCTCCTGTCCAGGGTCAGAGCCTCAGCGCCCTGCCTTCTGCATGATCCCAAAGCACAATTGGTGAGTGGGAGGGGGCCGCCTCTCCCTGACTCCCACCCCTAGGTCAAGCAGAATGGCTGGCCTGTGCTGCCTCTGCACACAGGAAGTCACCCTCCTCCAACATATTGGCTTGAGGCCTCCCCCCCACCTAGAAATCTGGATCTCCTTTGGGCAGTTTTCTATAAAGTCTGCAATAATCTCATATGCTCTGCTCTTGGAAGTGGTGCCATGTCATTCTTGCTGACCTTGGTCACTGAAGGGGGTGGGAAGGGACACTTAGAGCATTTTGGACGTTCGAGATGAAGCAATGACTTTTGATGTCTTTTCTCAgactggggaggggggtgggaaatGGGCTCTGACCGCACATCATAGGATTGGGGCTAGACATATGGAGGGACTTCCCATTGGGATGGCATGGCTCGCCAAACCAGTTTTGCTTTTCATCCTGAGGTAGAGTTATCCACAGCCAGGGTGGAACCCTATGCTTCCTCTTCATTCTCTTACCCTTTGATTCCTCAACACTCGGTGGAATGGGGGGTCATGGGGGTGATGTCGTTAGACTGACAAATTAACTAGCATCAGATGAGTCTGTCGAGGGAGGAAGTCCAGCTACAGAGAATCAGAAGCAGTTAATTCAGGCAGGAAAGAGGAGGATGCGTGATCTGCTGCTTTGGCATCATCTCCTCTgttgaattgggcttccctggtggctcaaacagtaaagaatcagcctgcaatgcgagagacctgggttcgatccctgggttgggaatatcccttggaggagggcatggcaacccattccaatattcttgccagtggagtgtggcaggctacagtccttggggtctcaaagagtcggacacgactgaacgactaagcacagcacctcTGTTGAATTACCTGATCCTCCCTTAGGTCCTGTGTCATGCCATGCTCTCCTGGCTACAGGGCTAAGACCAGCACCTCGAGTATATGAGAGGCTGAGGGGAGGCAGcctagcagtgtgtgtgtgtgtgtgtgtgtgtgtgtatgtgtgtgtgtagaatagCCCCTTGAGATATGTAGACAAGAAGATAGGTGGGTTCTAGGTCAGTGGGGTTAGGACAAGAGGCTGTCTCCTCCTCAAGGTCCCCAGGCTGGATTATTTTACATTCAGGGTCTCAGAACCCTGGAACTGCATGGCAAATGTCTAGAATTCTGGCATTTTAGAATCTTGAAGTTCTAGAATGTGTCTTCTAAACATTGAAAGGGACCTCCAAGGTGATATGGGAAACCTGGTAAACAGTGTCAGAAGAAGCAGCCTCTCTCTGTGAAGAGCCCAATCCCTCCCTTCCACTTTTAGGGCCAGAGAAAGCAGCCTGGGACTCCTTGACGGTTCCAGCTTTGCTGCGAGGCCAGGAACACTCCTCTCCCCAGCTGGCTTTTCACCGAGTGAAAAGAGTCTCGAGTCTCCTTATATTCTCCCAGCAAATTTCCTACCCCTCCTGTCAGTCGTTCCTCATGAGAAAGGGTTAAATTCTTTTGAAGCATTTCCATCTGTCAGTGGCCTTCAAAGAATACTCTGCCAGTCCCGCAGGACAAAACAGTAATGGGTTTCTAACAAGGTTAGAGAACTATGTCTCTAACAGGTCACCCCCACCCTCAGTTCCAAAGACATGTCCTCTGGCACTGTAACCTAAGACTGCAGTAAGTCCTGGCATATAAAACATGCTACTAGCTGTGGCTCACTGTCAGCAAAAATCTTGGAGGGTTTTAGATGAGAGCTGATGCTAAGCTAAATATCAAATCAATAGTTGtcaaaaatcaacaaattgaGTACCTAAGTTATGCCAGTTGACATTTAACCTTAGTATCATTCACTGATTCCCATTAAATGTTATCTCTGAGCTGCTTCCCTTCTTGCAGTCTTGCACTGGCCTTGGGCTTTATGGGATGATCAGCAGATCCCCAGGGGACCCATCCTCTTCTGCAGATCCAGCCATTTGCTAACTCTCTACTGAATACAACTTTGCCAGTCCTAGAAAAGCTAATGACCCAGGGGAGAAATTATATTCAATCAAATTCTAGAGAAACGAAGTCACAGGAAACTGCATGCTCAGAGTAGAGGCCCTTGTACCCAGCctatggaaatttcttaaagtcaCATTTGAAcagggttttgaaggatgaataggagtttgctGAACAGAGACAGATCAAAAGAATCAGCTTATGCAAAGGCGTGGAGGCAGGAAGATCTATTAGTCTGAGAATTCAAAAAAAAACGTTTATGGCTGGGATAGATAGGAAGATGTTTGTGGGTAAGATGGTTCTGCATTCCCCTTACTCTCCACTGCACTAGAGGGACTTCCACCCTCAGAGGAGAACTCAGGGAAGCAGGGAGATGTGATATGTGGGCCAGGAGAACTGCATGCTTCTCTCGCttgttccttccttctttttgtgCCCATCCTTTTTGTGGCAAGCCTCATGCTGAGCACAGGAGACAGAGGAATCAGCTAAGCTGTGTCCACAGGAGGCCAGAGGGGCATGAGGGTAAGGGAAGGAGCTGCAAAGAGGCCTTGCAGGAACAGGTGAGATGGAGGGGTCTGGCTGGTTCTCCCCTGACACCCTGATGCACCCCCTCACTGCAGACCCTCTCAGCAGCACCAAAGACCCACCAAATGGCCAGCCTCCCCCTCTAATCAGGTGCTGTCAATGCTGCTGGAAGTTTTAGGTAGGCAGGGTACTACAGGGGCCAAGTGCCAGGGGTAAGCTCCATCCAGGATGTGCCCTTAAAGAGCAGGTAGggtaaagacttccctggtggtccagtgcctaagattccatgctcccaatgcaggggactgggattccatccctggtcagggaactagatcccactagTTCTGCAACTaaaactcagcacagccaaacaagtgattttttttttttttttttaagagcaggtAGGAGAGAGAGCAggtagaaagggagaaaaaagatgtGTGACTGTCAGAAATGTGACAGACAAGAGGCGGCTCTGAGGCAAGAAACCCGTCAGACTTCCTGGGGTTCAGTGACCCTGTAAAACCTGAAATTTCCTCTCAAAAACAGAGGAGAGCCACAATCACCATCTCCTTGAGAAGGCATTTACTTCTGCGACCCCATTCCTACCCAGGCCCCTCAGTTCTGGGATGAGAACCAGCGAGGGCCCAGCTGGAGTCCAGAGGGCTGGGGTTCAGTCTGAGCTCAGCATGACTTGCCATGTCGTCTGGTTCCCTGGTCAGTCAGAAACACAGGTTAGGCCCCACTTTGTGCTTGGGTGCTGTGGATTCAGCAGTGAACACCTAAGAGCTGGCTTTTACCTACTTGGTTTGCTCCACCCCTGACCATGGACACCCCCTGCCCTTCCCTGGCTCCAGGTTCCTTCTGTCCAGACTGGGGCTGGACTTGTGACCTCCAGAGGCACTGTCTGCTCTCACTGAGGTCCATCTCCTTCTTCATTAAGTCTGCCTGGCAGACTCATGGCCCTAATTTATGGGCATGGCCTTTCCCGGGCTGGGAGAGGTGACCGGGGCAGTTATTATTCCTGTGGTAATGCACTTGCCTGCCTTCAGAGTCCCCTTCTTGGCTCCCTCACCCCTCTCTCGCCGCCTCTACCCTCTTCCTTCAGCACTGCTTCATGGTGACTTGCCCAGGGGTGGCCACTCCTCTGGAGACCACCTCAGCTAACCCTTCTGTGTACTGATGGGAAAGTTGAGGCCCAGTGAGTGCAGGAGCCCATCCAGGTCACACCAGGTGTCAGGAGCAGAGCAGATCCACAGCTCCGGACGCCCCCTGGGGTCTTCCCTTGCCCTGCTCTGGATCTGAGTACCTGGCAGGGCTTCCCAAACTCTGGACTCTGTATCTGTGCCTCTGTGGTAATTGCCTCCTGCGACCAGGTCTGTGGTGACCTGGAGATAAAAAGCCAACAAAGAAGGGGTGGGGAGCTCTCTTTAACTTCTATCAGCAGCTTTCTGCAGGCCTCAGAAACCCCCTCCAGCCCCCTACCAGCAGAAACCCTCCTGAGGGCTCCCTCTCAAAAGAAGGGACGTCTCTTCCCATCTCTGAGAGGAGAAAGGGGTTTGCTCTGGACCCCCAGTCTCCGAGGTCCCCCTGCTTGAAAATCATCCTTTCTGAGCCTCTCATCTCTGCTAGCACCTGCTGAGATGGTCCACATCCTGTGCTTAGTAAAAATGGGGTCACTGGGATAGTGGAGGCAAGGGGGGTTAAGTCCTAACTTAAGGTGACTGTCCAAACTAGGAATCTTGGCAAGCACAAGGGACGTCTATTAATAATTACGCTGGGACAAGAACAAGTTAGGACAGTACCAGGCTGCTGGCCCTGGACTCCAGTGACTAAGACCTGGAGGGGTAAAGAAAAAATGTTAGACTGCTAGTCTGCCAGCACCAGACTCACTCCCTGTCCTTGACCCTGTCCTCCAGCCATGCTAGACGACTTCTTGAATGCCATTCTCCAGCCATACCAGGCTACTCAGATTTTTGGTACAAGAATCCAGCTATTCCAGGCCCCCCACACCTTTGCTCACACAGTACCCTCTGCCCGGGATCCTTACCCCCAACAGAGAGCAGCAGGACGTTTCAAGAGTCCCCTCTGCTTTCCTGACCTGTCTTCCTCCTGTCGCCAGACCTCCAGAGCTCCGTGTGGGCTGATTTGCTTTCTGGCCCATTGTCTGCAGCAGACTAGATGCCCCTGCCCCAGGGGCTGGGCTCAGTTCCCTTTTGGGTGCCTGACCCTGGTGCTCTGAGATACGTGAGCACTGCCTCTGCCCCACAGAAATCCGAAGCACGGGGGAAAAGCCATTACATGGGGCTCGTGGCCTCCCTCTGCTGCGTGTCAGATGTCCACACCCTCTAACTCCCACAACCTCTCACCTCACTGAACTGGGGCTGCAGTTACAGAAGGTGCCTGTGTGGCCAGCTCCTGTTACTAGTCAAtaaagtgagaaaacagaaaacgCGACTttagaatatatatgtaaaacataattCAGCTTTAGTTTCTAGACTTTGACTTTTTAATACGATTATCGCTTTCTGGTCCTCCGTTTGGGATTCCTGTCCAGCGTCCTATCTGGGCAACATCTGCCTCTGGCTCTGGCTTGGTTCCTTGACCCAGGGAGCAACAGTGACATCTATTGGCCGATTTGTGTAAGAGCAGAAccagttttaaaaagtgttttccaTACATGTGCCATCTACTGGTGGACATGGGAATGGCCCTGTTCAGCAAGTATTTTAtaaagtgcctactatgtgccaagcactatgtTCGACAGAAGCTAGGAGTTTTTCTaggcactttacatatattagcCCATTTTAGCCTGATGACAATTctatgaagtaggtat
Above is a genomic segment from Bos javanicus breed banteng chromosome 15, ARS-OSU_banteng_1.0, whole genome shotgun sequence containing:
- the TPBGL gene encoding trophoblast glycoprotein-like; protein product: MAPRAGQPEHRGPLLPGLLLVAAALSRPAAPCPFQCYCFGGPKLMLRCASGAELRQPPRDVPPDARNLTIVGANLTVLRAAAFAGGDADGEEAAEGGVRLPHLTALRLTHNNIEVVEDGAFDGLPSLTALDLSHNPLRTLGGGAFRGLPALRSLQLNHALARGGPALLAALDAALAPLDELRLLGLAGNALSRLPPAALRRPRLEQLDVHLNALAGLDPDELRALERDGGLPAPRLLLADNPLRCGCAARPLLAWLRNSTERVPDARRLRCAAPRALHNRPFLDLEEAQLRCADSDADSRGDEVELAGPELEASYVFFGLVLALIGLIFLMVLYLNRRGIQRWMRNLREACRDQMEGYHYRYEQDADPRRAPAPAAPAGSRATSPGSGL